The following are from one region of the Nicotiana tomentosiformis chromosome 7, ASM39032v3, whole genome shotgun sequence genome:
- the LOC117279278 gene encoding uncharacterized protein yields the protein MEDRVHRCSDCDRCHLGRCQLGGDACYVCGESGHFMRDFPSTGSSGSAQPARSVAASSAPAPAPAHAQGQVPQTPAGCGRGRGGAPTTDDPDFTLYYVTSFVNTKFGIEPEAIKRFEVATPVGDSVVTRCVFRGCTIVIGDRSTTAGLIELGMVDFDVILGTDWLSSCYANIDCKAKTVQFNFPEGSAIEWKDELPGLPPEWKIDFPINIVSGKANFIADALSRKSMGSLAYLQPQKRDLAYKLHQLASLEVKLIDSEDA from the exons ATGGAGGACAGGGTACACAG GTGTTCTGATTGTGATAGATGCCATTTGGGCCGATGCCAGTTGGGTGGAGATGCATGTTATGTTTGTGGCGAGTCAGGCCATTTTATGAGAGATTTCCCGTCTACGGGTAGTAGTGGTTCAGCTCAGCCAGCAAGATCAGTTGCAGCTTCTtcagcaccagcaccagcaccagcacaCGCACAAGGGCAAGTTCCTCAAACACCAGCGGGctgtggtagaggtcgaggcggAGCTCCTACTACAGATG ATCCTGATTTTACACTATATTATGTTACTTCATTTGTTAATactaagtttgggatagaaccagaagcCATTAAACGTTTTGAGGTAGCCACCCCAGTTGGTGATTCAGTAGTAACTAGGTGTGTTTTTAGAGGTTGTACTATTGTGATTGGAGACCGTAGTACTACAGCTGGCTTGATTGAGTTAGgaatggttgactttgatgttatactTGGTACGGATTGGTTGTCTTCTTGCTATGCTAATATTGACTGTAAAGCAAAGACGGTCCAGTTCAATTTCCCAGAAGGGTCAGCTATAGAATGGAAAG atgagcttccaggtcttCCTCCAGAGTGGAAAATTGACTTTCCCATCAATATAGTGTCGG gtaaagctaATTTTATAGCTgatgctctcagccgtaagtccaTGGGGAGTTTAGCTTACTTGCAGCCTCAGAAAAGGGATTTAGCTTATAAACTCCATCAGTTAGCCAGTTTAGAAGTTAAATTGATAGATTCAGAGGATGCATGA
- the LOC138896058 gene encoding uncharacterized protein, giving the protein MCDTTVGANLAKELKRRLYSTTLIPSVSMFGTNPIVLYMSLQILVLPIRPGISELAARGDIKSFRDAWRAKFKQLHQGFMTISTYVVLFSDLARHAPALVATIKECVRRFIEGLHPSIRFSMARELEMYIAYQQVVSIARRLEGMRIREREKREAKRPRDSITYNNSRASATTRHGRGYVDRPIHSALPAASGTPATPKPQVPYYASPVSTVPPGPQASQPMVTAPVATPPSQLARGGGQTGRGHPRGGGQARYYALPTRKEEVASDSVITCIVLICHRDASVLFDPGYTYSYVSSYFAPYLGIPRDSLGSSVYEDSELCKCYGANSSDLEL; this is encoded by the exons ATGTGTGATACAACTGTAGGAGCAAACCTCGCTAAAGAATTAAAGAGGAGGTTGTATTCTACAACACTCATACCCTCTGTCTCAATGTTTGGAACTAATCCAATCGTGCTCTACATGTCTCTACAG atcttggtacttcctatcagaccaggtatcagtgaaCTAGCTGCACGCGGAGacatcaag AGTTTTAGAGATGCTTGGCGCGCCAAGTTTAAGCAGTTGCACCAGGGCTTTATGACAATATCGACGTATGTTGTCctattcagtgatttggctaggcatgcaccagccctGGTTGCTACTATCAAAGAGTGCGtccgtcgatttattgaggggctccaccctagtatcagattcagtatggctcgaGAGCTAGAGATGTACATcgcataccaacaggtggtgtcaattgctaggagattggagggtatgcggatccgggagagagaaaagagggaagctaagagacctcgagattctATCACATATAACAATTCTCGTGCCTCAGCTacaacccgtcatggtagaggctatgtggaccgtcctattcattcagcacttccagctgccAGTGGTACTCCGGCTACTCCcaaacctcaggttccatattatgcatcgccagtttctactgtacctcct ggccctcaggcttctcagcccatggttactgcaccagttgccactccaccttcacagctagctagaggtggaggtcagacaggtagaggtcaccctagagggggaggccaggccagatattatgcccttcctactaggaAGGAGGAAGTTGCatcagattctgttatcacatgtattgttctgatttgtcatagagatgcatcagtcttatttgatccaggctacacttattcttatgtgtcatcttattttgccccatatttgggcatACCCCGTGACTCTTTgggttcttctgtttat
- the LOC104106640 gene encoding uncharacterized protein: MDANSDAVSPEFSDYVFGHMSSILAVGQAGLPPSCALCHRLLISDNEAGEFEAINICADCKFLLLEDLGTPMRDYQRRTPVSRRRLYSSSESIENLFSQHFSQMINLARQNPANGLEHDNQSIEGDAGLRSVQHTSSRTTPSGSRRWRRVHSDTESDGADSLFGETESNVTFNGYRNFNSEIESISYSAYGGNSDASVDGNSYLDNDHSAHSDEGSDFETDTDIDPMGAGMYHWDSDNEEEEEDDNELEEVDTDAVHTLDARAQLQRSLHLNESSHPGNWPRQLRSPEFQATVRFRIPEGSRRHVTDMSANSQELELRTDSSDYLDARTFEELLEHLSEADGLRRGAPPAAVSVLNHLPRLVVKEDHKQLDSLTCAICKDSLVVGIVVNQLPCSHLYHPSCILPWLMSRNSCPLCRYELPTDDLEYEYRKQNASSNLMAHGIPQHEINEDGSSSSTDGEENDEFGHGGAESGEVIHNDAVNEQSGSEGTRGRWFFAAAAPVVGVVGVVLLLWLGNPLMERSLSLPIFCSQGRRTNQSFPSQQVNNRSRKWWSLF; this comes from the coding sequence ATGGATGCAAACTCAGATGCTGTTTCACCTGAATTTTCTGATTATGTGTTTGGCCACATGAGTAGCATTTTGGCTGTTGGCCAAGCTGGACTTCCTCCTTCATGTGCTTTATGTCATAGATTGTTGATATCAGATAACGAGGCTGGTGAGTTTGAAGCAATAAATATATGTGCTGATTGTAAATTTTTACTCCTGGAGGATCTTGGGACACCCATGCGAGATTATCAAAGGAGGACGCCTGTGTCGAGAAGAAGGTTGTACAGTAGTTCTGAGTCAATTGAGAATCTCTTTTCTCAACACTTCTCACAAATGATAAATTTGGCAAGGCAAAACCCAGCCAATGGTCTAGAGCATGATAATCAATCAATAGAAGGAGATGCTGGTTTAAGGTCAGTGCAGCACACCAGTTCTCGGACCACTCCAAGTGGGTCTAGGAGGTGGAGGAGGGTTCATTCTGACACTGAAAGTGATGGTGCTGATTCTCTATTTGGGGAGACTGAATCAAATGTCACCTTCAACGGGTATAGGAACTTTAATAGTGAAATTGAGTCCATTTCTTATAGTGCTTATGGAGGGAACTCTGATGCTTCTGTTGATGGTAATAGTTACCTTGATAATGATCATTCTGCTCACTCAGATGAAGGAAGTGACTTCGAAACTGATACTGATATTGACCCAATGGGTGCTGGTATGTATCACTGGGACTCCGAtaacgaggaagaagaagaagatgacaaTGAATTGGAGGAGGTTGATACTGATGCGGTACACACTCTGGATGCTAGAGCTCAACTTCAAAGGTCATTACACCTTAATGAAAGCAGTCACCCTGGAAATTGGCCCAGACAGTTACGTTCTCCTGAGTTTCAGGCTACAGTTCGTTTCAGAATTCCCGAGGGCAGTCGAAGACATGTTACTGACATGTCAGCCAACTCACAGGAGTTAGAACTGCGGACTGATTCCAGTGACTATCTTGATGCTAGAACTTTCGAGGAGTTACTAGAGCATCTCTCTGAAGCAGATGGTTTAAGAAGAGGAGCACCACCTGCAGCTGTCTCTGTTTTAAATCATCTACCACGTTTGGTTGTTAAAGAAGACCACAAACAGCTTGACAGTTTGACTTGTGCAATCTGCAAGGATTCTCTTGTTGTTGGCATAGTTGTAAACCAACTTCCTTGTTCTCACCTGTATCATCCCTCCTGTATTTTGCCTTGGCTAATGTCAAGAAACTCGTGCCCCCTTTGCCGCTATGAACTTCCAACTGATGACCTGGAATATGAGTACAGAAAGCAGAATGCCAGTAGCAATTTGATGGCTCACGGAATCCCACAGCATGAAATAAATGAAGATGGTTCTTCTAGTAGCACTGATGGTGAAGAAAATGATGAATTTGGTCATGGTGGAGCAGAATCTGGGGAAGTGATCCATAATGACGCTGTCAATGAACAATCTGGTAGTGAGGGTACACGAGGAAGATGGTTTTTTGCAGCTGCTGCACCTGTTGTCGGTGTTGTTGGAGTTGTTCTGCTGTTGTGGTTAGGTAACCCATTGATGGAGAGGAGCCTTAGTCTCCCTATTTTCTGCTCACAAGGGAGACGTACAAATCAATCTTTTCCCTCTCAGCAGGTTAATAACCGAAGCAGGAAATGGTGGTCTCTGttttaa
- the LOC104106641 gene encoding protein PIN-LIKES 6: MELLLQPQQGGESLMGTIRIAVLPIAKVFTICFMGFLMASKYVNILPANGRKLLDGLVFSLLLPCLMFSQLGQAITFEKLLQWWFIPVNVVIATISGSIIGLIVATIVRPPYPYFKFTIIQIGIGNIGNVPLVLIAALCRDKENPFGDYEKCSRDGNAYISFGQWVGAIVVYTYVFHMLAPPREGTFDVEDGNIHIKTPNKDSHPMGSSTEKVPLLTTAGPSASTEEKSKSFFKFLYEKLKLKQIIQPPIIASILAIIIGCVPVLRRQIFTSDAPFYFFTDSCLILGDAMIPCILLALGGNLVNGPGTGSAKLGLKTTAAIIFGRLLLVPPTGLSIVMLADKLGFLPTDDKMFRFVLLLQHTMPTSVLSGAVANLRGCGKEAASILFWVHIFAVFSMAGWITLYLNILF, from the exons ATGGAGCTTCTTCTGCAACCGCAGCAAGGAGGAGAGTCTTTAATGGGGACCATTAGGATTGCTGTTTTGCCCATAGCAAAAGTTTTTACCATTTGCTTCATGGGATTTCTCATGGCCTCCAAGTATGTTAATATTTTGCCAGCCAATGGAAGGAAGCTTTTAGATGGG TTGGTGTTTTCACTTTTGCTCCCATGTTTGATGTTCTCTCAACTTGGACAAGCCATTACGTTTGAGAAACTGCTTCAGTG GTGGTTTATCCCTGTAAACGTTGTCATTGCCACCATATCTGGTTCTATTATAGGTTTAATTGTTGCCACAATTGTACGCCCACCATACCCGTATTTCAAGTTTACCATTATACAGATTGGAATTG GGAATATTGGAAATGTACCTCTAGTCCTGATTGCAGCATTATGTCGAGATAAAGAAAATCCTTTTGGTGACTATGAGAAATGCTCTCGAGATGGAAATGCATACATCTCATTTGGCCAGTGG GTTGGTGCAATTGTCGTGTACACCTATGTATTTCATATGCTCGCACCTCCTCGTGAAGGTACCTTTGATGTTGAAGATGGAAATATTCACATCAAGACTCCTAATAAAGATAGCCATCCAATGGGTAGTTCCACAGAGAAAGTTCCATTACTCACAACAGCTGGCCCAAGTGCTTCAACGGAAGAAAAG agtAAAAGTTTCTTTAAATTTCTCTATGAGAAACTGAAACTCAAGCAAATCATTCAACCCCCCATTATAGCTTCT ATCCTAGCTATTATCATAGGCTGTGTGCCAGTCTTAAGGCGACAGATATTTACTTCTGATGCTCCATTTTACTTCTTCACTGACAGCTGTTTGATTCTTGG GGACGCCATGATTCCCTGCATATTGTTGGCTTTAGGAGGCAACCTTGTTAATG GACCAGGAACTGGAAGTGCAAAGCTTGGTCTAAAGACAACTGCTGCCATTATTTTTGGGCGGCTGCTATTGGTTCCTCCAACTGGGCTTAGCATAGTTATGTTAGCTGATAAGCTTGGCTTCCTTCCCACTGATGATAAAATGTTCAGATTTGTTTTACTTCTCCAGCACACTATGCCCACATCTGTACTTTCTG GTGCTGTTGCTAACTTGAGAGGATGTGGGAAAGAGGCAGCTTCTATCTTGTTCTGGGTTCATATCTTTGCTGTGTTCTCTATGGCCGGATGGATAACCCTCTATCTCAACATACTCTTTTGA